The following proteins are co-located in the Pedobacter sp. FW305-3-2-15-E-R2A2 genome:
- a CDS encoding SprT-like domain-containing protein gives MKKEEILAQYMPPGAAPIIAKWIDYFQCEFKISKNRTTKLGDYRHPYKDLGHKISVNNDLNAYAFLVTTVHEFAHLLTWNDHKNKVKPHGAEWKHNFKRMMAPFIEQNVFPQDVQQAIVSYLNNPSAASCTDLKLSRALKKHDLPKDASRLEELPLDAVFTIKDGRQFRKGEKLRKRYRCLCLTNGNVYLFNPLAEVTLAATGT, from the coding sequence GTGAAAAAGGAGGAGATCTTAGCGCAGTATATGCCCCCGGGAGCGGCGCCAATTATCGCGAAGTGGATAGATTATTTTCAATGTGAGTTTAAAATATCTAAAAACAGAACGACGAAACTTGGCGATTACCGTCATCCTTATAAAGATTTAGGGCATAAAATATCGGTCAACAATGACCTGAATGCCTATGCTTTTTTAGTCACCACGGTACATGAATTTGCCCATCTGCTGACCTGGAATGACCATAAAAATAAAGTGAAGCCTCATGGTGCAGAATGGAAGCACAATTTTAAAAGGATGATGGCACCCTTTATTGAACAGAATGTCTTTCCTCAGGACGTTCAGCAAGCGATTGTGAGTTACCTGAATAATCCTTCTGCAGCAAGCTGTACCGACCTGAAACTTTCCCGCGCATTAAAAAAGCACGACCTGCCTAAAGACGCTTCCCGCCTGGAGGAATTGCCGTTAGATGCGGTATTTACCATAAAAGACGGTCGTCAGTTCAGAAAGGGAGAAAAATTACGGAAAAGATACCGTTGTCTTTGCCTGACCAATGGTAATGTCTATTTGTTTAATCCTTTAGCGGAAGTAACTTTAGCGGCTACAGGTACATAA